A genomic segment from Streptomyces antibioticus encodes:
- a CDS encoding biotin--[acetyl-CoA-carboxylase] ligase codes for MTPRDASDDNSRWSDLERPPLDAAALRRALVREGGLWSDVRVVQRTGSTNSDLAALAVKGEAAEGAVLVAEEQTAGRGRLDRRWTAPPRSGLFFSVLLRPAEVPVARWGWLTLLTGVAVATGLARAAGVDTALKWPNDLLVTVGGEERKAGGILAERAGEDGVVVGVGINVTLRADELPVPQAGSLALAGAAGTDRDPLLRAVLRSLEEWYGRWREAGGDPAVGGLQEAYAAGCATLGRSVRAELPGGRALVGEAVAVDGDGRLVIATADGVREPVGAGDVVHLRPA; via the coding sequence ATGACGCCGCGAGATGCCTCAGACGACAACAGCCGCTGGTCCGATCTGGAGCGGCCGCCGCTCGACGCGGCCGCCCTGCGCCGGGCCCTGGTCCGCGAGGGCGGACTGTGGTCGGACGTCCGGGTGGTGCAGCGCACCGGCTCCACCAACTCCGACCTGGCGGCCCTGGCGGTCAAGGGCGAGGCCGCCGAGGGCGCGGTCCTGGTCGCCGAGGAGCAGACCGCGGGCCGCGGCCGCCTCGACCGCCGCTGGACCGCGCCGCCGCGCTCCGGGCTCTTCTTCTCCGTCCTGCTGCGGCCCGCCGAGGTGCCGGTGGCCCGCTGGGGCTGGCTGACCCTGCTCACCGGGGTCGCCGTGGCCACCGGGCTGGCCCGCGCGGCGGGCGTGGACACCGCCCTGAAGTGGCCCAACGACCTGCTGGTCACCGTCGGCGGGGAGGAACGCAAGGCGGGCGGCATCCTGGCCGAGCGGGCCGGGGAGGACGGCGTCGTCGTCGGCGTCGGCATCAACGTCACCCTGCGCGCGGACGAGCTGCCCGTGCCCCAGGCCGGTTCGCTGGCCCTGGCCGGCGCGGCCGGCACCGACCGGGACCCGCTGCTGCGGGCCGTCCTGCGGTCCCTGGAGGAGTGGTACGGCCGCTGGCGCGAGGCCGGCGGGGACCCGGCGGTCGGGGGACTCCAGGAGGCGTACGCGGCGGGCTGCGCGACCCTCGGACGCTCCGTGCGCGCCGAGCTGCCCGGCGGGCGCGCCCTGGTCGGCGAGGCGGTGGCGGTCGACGGCGACGGACGGCTCGTGATCGCCACGGCGGACGGGGTGCGCGAACCGGTGGGCGCCGGTGACGTCGTCCATCTGCGGCCGGCGTGA
- a CDS encoding acyl-CoA carboxylase subunit beta, protein MSEPEERHEIHETQGIDIHTTAGKLADLRRRVEEATHAGSARAVEKQHAKGKLTARERIELLLDEGSFVELDEFARHRSTNFGLEKNRPYGDGVVTGYGTVDGRPVAVFSQDFTVFGGALGEVYGQKIVKVMDFALKTGCPVIGINDSGGARIQEGVASLGAYGEIFRRNTHASGVIPQISLVVGPCAGGAVYSPAITDFTVMVDQTSHMFITGPDVIKTVTGEDVGFEELGGARTHNAVSGVAHHMAGDEKDAIEYVKQLLSYLPSNNLSEAPVFPEEADLSVTDEDLELDTLVPDSANQPYDMHTVIEHVLDDAEFFETQALFAPNILTGFGRVEGQPVGIVANQPMQFAGCLDITASEKAARFVRTCDAFNVPVLTFVDVPGFLPGVGQEHDGIIRRGAKLIYAYAEATVPLITVITRKAFGGAYDVMGSKHLGADLNLAWPTAQIAVMGAQGAVNILHRRTIAEAEAAGEDLEAVRARLIQEYEDTLLNPYIAAERGYVDAVIMPSDTRRHVVRGLRQLRTKRASLPPKKHGNIPL, encoded by the coding sequence ATGTCCGAGCCGGAAGAGCGTCACGAGATCCACGAGACCCAAGGGATCGACATCCACACCACCGCGGGCAAGCTCGCGGATCTCCGTCGCCGTGTCGAGGAAGCGACGCACGCCGGCTCCGCGCGCGCGGTCGAGAAGCAGCACGCCAAGGGCAAGTTGACGGCCCGTGAGCGGATCGAGCTGCTCCTCGACGAGGGCTCCTTCGTCGAGTTGGACGAATTCGCCCGGCACCGCTCCACCAACTTCGGTCTGGAGAAGAACCGCCCCTACGGCGACGGCGTGGTCACCGGCTACGGCACGGTCGACGGCCGTCCGGTCGCCGTCTTCTCCCAGGACTTCACCGTCTTCGGCGGCGCGCTGGGCGAGGTCTACGGCCAGAAGATCGTCAAGGTGATGGACTTCGCGCTGAAGACCGGCTGTCCGGTCATCGGCATCAACGACTCCGGCGGCGCCCGCATCCAGGAGGGTGTGGCCTCGCTGGGCGCGTACGGCGAGATCTTCCGCCGCAACACCCACGCCTCCGGTGTGATCCCGCAGATCTCCCTGGTCGTCGGCCCGTGCGCGGGCGGCGCGGTGTACTCGCCCGCGATCACCGACTTCACCGTGATGGTCGACCAGACCTCGCACATGTTCATCACCGGCCCTGACGTCATCAAGACGGTGACCGGCGAGGACGTCGGGTTCGAGGAGCTGGGCGGCGCCCGCACCCACAACGCGGTCTCGGGCGTGGCGCACCACATGGCCGGCGACGAGAAGGACGCCATCGAGTACGTCAAGCAGTTGCTGTCGTACCTGCCGTCCAACAACCTGTCCGAGGCGCCGGTGTTCCCGGAGGAGGCGGACCTGTCCGTCACCGACGAGGACCTCGAACTGGACACGCTGGTCCCGGACAGCGCCAACCAGCCGTACGACATGCACACCGTGATCGAACACGTGCTGGACGACGCCGAGTTCTTCGAGACGCAGGCGCTGTTCGCCCCGAACATCCTGACCGGCTTCGGCCGGGTCGAGGGGCAGCCGGTCGGGATCGTCGCCAACCAGCCGATGCAGTTCGCCGGCTGCCTGGACATCACGGCGTCCGAGAAGGCCGCGCGGTTCGTGCGCACCTGCGACGCGTTCAACGTCCCGGTCCTCACGTTCGTGGACGTGCCCGGCTTCCTGCCCGGCGTCGGCCAGGAGCACGACGGCATCATCCGCCGCGGCGCCAAGCTGATCTACGCGTACGCCGAGGCCACCGTCCCGCTGATCACCGTCATCACCCGCAAGGCGTTCGGCGGCGCCTACGACGTCATGGGCTCCAAGCACCTGGGCGCCGACCTCAACCTGGCCTGGCCGACGGCCCAGATCGCCGTCATGGGCGCCCAGGGCGCGGTCAACATCCTGCACCGGCGCACGATCGCCGAGGCGGAGGCGGCGGGCGAGGATCTGGAGGCGGTGCGCGCGCGGCTCATCCAGGAGTACGAGGACACCCTGCTCAACCCGTACATCGCGGCCGAGCGCGGCTATGTCGACGCGGTGATCATGCCGTCCGACACCCGCCGCCATGTCGTGCGCGGGCTGCGCCAGTTGCGGACCAAGCGGGCCTCGCTGCCCCCGAAGAAGCACGGCAACATCCCGCTGTAG
- a CDS encoding adenylate/guanylate cyclase domain-containing protein — MTVDDTGSGAGAERRVDPSPFEASADPGGLSAAESDADSGEDPLALRLEQLILGAERRYTPFQAARSAGVSMELASRFWRAMGFADIGQAKALTEADVLALRRLAGLVEAGLLSEAMAVQVARSTGQTTARLAEWQIDSFLEGLTEPPEPGMTRTEVTYPIVELLLPELEEFLVYVWRRQLAASAGRVVQAADDEEMVDRRLAVAFADLVGFTRLTRRMEEEELGELVEAFETTAADLVAARGGRLIKTLGDEVLYAADDAGTAADIALRLVETMSNDETMPELRVGMAFGTVTTRMGDVFGTTVNLASRLTSIAPRDAVLVDSAFAEELIRTGDAPASEAEAAEAAAAAEKEGEEPPTYRFALQPMWQRPVRGLGVVEPWLLTRRGGGEE; from the coding sequence GTGACCGTCGACGACACGGGCTCCGGCGCGGGCGCGGAACGCCGGGTGGACCCCTCCCCGTTCGAGGCTTCGGCCGACCCCGGGGGGCTCTCCGCGGCCGAGTCCGACGCCGACTCCGGCGAGGACCCGCTCGCCCTCCGCCTCGAACAGCTCATCCTCGGCGCCGAGCGGCGCTACACGCCCTTTCAGGCCGCCCGCAGCGCCGGGGTCTCCATGGAGCTGGCGTCGCGTTTCTGGCGCGCCATGGGCTTCGCCGACATCGGGCAGGCCAAGGCGCTCACCGAGGCCGACGTGCTGGCGCTGCGCCGGCTCGCCGGTCTCGTCGAGGCGGGGCTGCTGAGCGAGGCCATGGCGGTGCAGGTCGCCCGGTCCACGGGGCAGACCACCGCCCGGTTGGCGGAGTGGCAGATCGATTCCTTCCTGGAGGGCCTGACCGAGCCGCCCGAGCCCGGGATGACCCGTACCGAGGTCACCTATCCGATCGTCGAGCTGCTCCTGCCCGAGCTGGAGGAGTTCCTCGTCTACGTCTGGCGCCGGCAGCTCGCCGCCTCGGCGGGGCGGGTCGTGCAGGCCGCCGACGACGAGGAGATGGTCGACCGGCGGCTCGCCGTCGCCTTCGCCGACCTGGTCGGCTTCACCCGGCTGACCCGGCGGATGGAGGAGGAGGAACTCGGCGAGCTGGTCGAGGCGTTCGAGACCACCGCCGCCGACCTGGTCGCCGCGCGCGGCGGACGGCTCATCAAGACCCTCGGCGACGAGGTGCTCTACGCGGCCGACGACGCGGGCACCGCCGCCGACATCGCGCTGCGGCTCGTCGAGACGATGAGCAACGACGAGACGATGCCGGAGCTGCGCGTCGGCATGGCGTTCGGCACGGTCACGACCCGGATGGGCGACGTCTTCGGTACGACGGTGAACCTGGCGTCACGGCTGACGTCGATAGCGCCGCGGGACGCGGTCCTGGTCGACAGCGCCTTCGCGGAGGAACTCATCCGCACCGGCGACGCCCCCGCCTCCGAGGCCGAGGCCGCGGAAGCGGCGGCCGCAGCGGAGAAGGAGGGCGAGGAGCCCCCGACGTACCGCTTCGCCCTCCAGCCGATGTGGCAGCGCCCGGTGCGTGGGCTGGGCGTGGTGGAGCCTTGGCTGCTGACTCGACGGGGTGGGGGCGAGGAGTAG
- a CDS encoding GGDEF domain-containing protein, which produces MGEDRRLAAVVELAQGMAAARTPRESWRAAALGACRALDGGFAALSVWERDLGRLRVLVNVGDRAAGEDEFPEDEAYPVHQFPEITEFLHERWASGGEPDAWVETAQGPAAGRPGYCHQRVAALRRRGRGSCVVAPIVLHGRAWGELYVARAAGAVVFARADADFATVLAAVVAAGIAQTERLEEARRLAFTDALTGLANRRAVDVRLEEAIERHRADGTVVSLVVCDLNGLKRVNDTRGHAVGDRLLERFGSVLSLCGAMLPGALAARLGGDEFCLLAAGPPADAVVKVAGELCRRADELELGEGVACGVASTEDPIGPVRSARRLFRLADAAQYRAKAIRGPSRPVVAGREGPDDPVVRLADEPPREQAAERRRFRGRS; this is translated from the coding sequence ATGGGTGAGGACAGACGCCTCGCGGCCGTGGTGGAGCTGGCACAGGGGATGGCGGCGGCCCGCACGCCCCGGGAGTCGTGGCGTGCCGCGGCGCTCGGCGCGTGCCGGGCCCTGGACGGCGGCTTCGCCGCGCTCTCGGTGTGGGAGCGCGATCTGGGCCGGCTGCGGGTCCTGGTGAACGTGGGCGACCGCGCCGCCGGCGAGGACGAGTTCCCGGAGGACGAGGCGTACCCGGTCCACCAGTTCCCCGAGATCACCGAGTTCCTGCACGAGCGCTGGGCGTCCGGCGGCGAGCCCGACGCCTGGGTGGAGACGGCCCAGGGCCCCGCCGCGGGCCGGCCCGGCTACTGCCACCAGCGGGTCGCCGCCCTGCGCCGCCGGGGCCGCGGCTCCTGCGTGGTCGCGCCGATCGTGCTGCACGGCCGCGCCTGGGGCGAGCTGTACGTGGCCCGTGCGGCCGGCGCCGTGGTCTTCGCGCGGGCCGACGCCGACTTCGCCACCGTCCTGGCCGCCGTCGTGGCCGCCGGGATCGCCCAGACCGAGCGTCTCGAGGAGGCCCGGCGGCTGGCCTTCACCGACGCCCTCACCGGTCTCGCCAACCGCCGCGCCGTCGACGTACGGCTGGAGGAGGCGATCGAGCGGCACCGGGCGGACGGCACGGTCGTCAGCCTGGTGGTCTGCGACCTCAACGGGCTCAAGCGGGTCAACGACACCCGGGGGCACGCGGTCGGCGACCGCCTGCTGGAACGTTTCGGCTCGGTGCTGTCGCTGTGCGGCGCGATGCTGCCGGGCGCCCTGGCCGCACGGCTCGGCGGCGACGAGTTCTGTCTGCTGGCGGCCGGGCCGCCCGCCGACGCCGTGGTCAAGGTGGCCGGCGAACTCTGCCGCCGCGCCGACGAACTGGAGCTGGGCGAGGGCGTGGCCTGCGGGGTCGCCTCCACCGAGGACCCGATCGGGCCGGTCCGCTCGGCCCGCCGGCTCTTCCGGCTCGCCGACGCCGCCCAGTACCGGGCCAAGGCGATACGGGGCCCCTCCCGGCCGGTCGTCGCGGGCCGGGAGGGGCCCGACGACCCCGTCGTACGCCTCGCCGACGAGCCGCCGCGCGAGCAGGCGGCCGAGCGCCGCCGGTTCCGGGGCCGGTCCTGA
- the mmpB gene encoding morphogenic membrane protein MmpB gives MLWSDPENEPPEELRAMQETLRRLGFFLAWAMVIALFVLALKC, from the coding sequence ATGCTGTGGTCCGACCCCGAGAACGAGCCGCCCGAGGAACTCCGCGCGATGCAGGAGACCCTCAGACGGCTCGGCTTCTTCCTGGCGTGGGCCATGGTCATCGCACTGTTCGTCCTCGCCCTGAAGTGCTGA
- a CDS encoding Maf family protein, producing MRRLVLASRSPARLNLLRQAGLTPEVIVSGVDEDAVSAPTPAELALALAEAKASVVAARPDVKGALVIGCDSVLDLDGQALGKPADAEEAVARWKAMRGRAGTLQTGHCVYDTVSGRYVSATASTVVRFGEPSDDEVAAYVASGEPLHVAGAFTLDGRSAPFIDGIDGDHGNVIGISLPLVRRLLGQLGVNITELWTPAEH from the coding sequence ATGCGCCGACTCGTCCTCGCCTCCCGTTCCCCCGCCCGACTGAACCTGCTGCGCCAGGCCGGCCTCACCCCCGAGGTGATCGTCAGCGGGGTCGACGAGGACGCCGTCTCCGCCCCCACGCCCGCCGAGCTGGCGCTCGCCCTGGCGGAGGCCAAGGCGTCCGTGGTGGCCGCCCGGCCCGACGTCAAGGGCGCCCTGGTGATCGGCTGCGACTCGGTGCTCGACCTGGACGGCCAGGCGCTGGGCAAGCCGGCGGACGCCGAGGAGGCCGTGGCCCGCTGGAAGGCGATGCGCGGCCGCGCGGGGACCCTCCAGACCGGCCACTGCGTCTACGACACGGTCAGCGGGCGGTACGTCTCGGCCACCGCCTCCACCGTGGTCCGCTTCGGCGAGCCGAGCGACGACGAGGTGGCGGCGTACGTGGCCTCGGGCGAACCGCTGCACGTCGCCGGTGCCTTCACCCTCGACGGCCGCTCGGCGCCGTTCATCGACGGCATCGACGGCGACCACGGCAACGTGATCGGGATCAGCCTGCCGCTGGTGCGCCGCCTGCTCGGTCAACTGGGCGTGAACATCACGGAGTTGTGGACCCCGGCGGAGCACTGA
- a CDS encoding enoyl-CoA hydratase/isomerase family protein: MSEVRFGEFVLVRRHGDGGRVAELALDRPKAMNAVSTEMARSVARACAALGEDRDVRVVVLTSTHERAFCVGADLKERNSFSDADLVRQRPVARGAYTGVLELPVPTVAAVHGFALGGGFELALACDVIVADRTAVVGLPEVSVGVIPGGGGTQLLPRRVGAARAAELIFTARRVEAAEARELGLVDVLVDEGRDREEALAMGARIAANSPVGLRAAKRALRLGQGLDLRAGLEVEDAAWRSVAFSGDRAEGVAAFNEKRRPEWPGE, encoded by the coding sequence ATGAGTGAGGTGCGGTTCGGGGAGTTCGTGCTGGTGCGGCGGCACGGGGACGGCGGCCGGGTCGCGGAGCTGGCGCTCGACCGGCCCAAGGCGATGAACGCGGTGTCGACCGAGATGGCCCGTTCCGTCGCGCGGGCCTGTGCGGCGCTGGGCGAGGACCGTGACGTACGGGTGGTCGTGCTGACCTCGACGCACGAGCGGGCGTTCTGCGTCGGCGCCGACCTCAAGGAGCGCAACTCCTTCAGCGACGCCGACCTGGTGCGGCAGCGGCCCGTCGCGCGGGGCGCGTACACCGGGGTGCTGGAGCTGCCCGTGCCGACGGTCGCGGCGGTGCACGGGTTCGCGCTGGGCGGCGGCTTCGAGCTGGCGCTCGCCTGCGATGTCATCGTGGCCGACCGGACCGCCGTGGTGGGACTGCCGGAGGTGTCGGTGGGGGTGATCCCGGGCGGCGGCGGCACCCAGTTGCTGCCCCGGCGGGTGGGCGCGGCGCGGGCCGCCGAGCTGATCTTCACCGCACGGCGGGTGGAGGCGGCCGAGGCGCGGGAGCTGGGCCTGGTGGACGTGCTGGTGGACGAGGGGCGGGACCGCGAGGAGGCCCTCGCGATGGGCGCGCGGATCGCCGCGAACTCGCCGGTGGGCCTGCGGGCGGCCAAGCGCGCGCTGCGGCTCGGGCAGGGGCTGGATCTGCGGGCGGGCCTGGAGGTCGAGGACGCGGCCTGGCGTTCGGTGGCGTTCTCGGGCGACCGGGCCGAGGGGGTCGCGGCGTTCAACGAGAAGCGGCGGCCCGAGTGGCCGGGAGAGTAG
- a CDS encoding acyl-CoA carboxylase epsilon subunit: MTIKVVRGNPTPEELAAALAVVRARAAAAAAVPSGAAGPKDAWSDPARLAGRRVPQPGQASWARTYWPG, from the coding sequence GTGACGATCAAGGTCGTACGGGGCAACCCGACCCCGGAGGAGCTGGCCGCCGCACTGGCGGTGGTCCGAGCCCGCGCCGCGGCGGCAGCGGCGGTGCCGTCCGGCGCGGCGGGCCCGAAGGACGCGTGGTCCGACCCGGCCCGGCTCGCCGGCCGCCGGGTGCCGCAGCCCGGGCAGGCGTCCTGGGCCCGTACCTACTGGCCCGGTTAG
- the hutH gene encoding histidine ammonia-lyase, producing MHTVVVGTSGVTASDVLAVARGGARVELSGEAVAALAAARGIVDALAAKPDPVYGVSTGFGALATRHISQELRTQLQRNIVRSHAAGMGPRVEREVVRALMFLRLKTVCSGHTGVRPEVAQTMADILNAGITPVVHEYGSLGCSGDLAPLSHCALTLMGEGDAEGPDGVVAPAGDLLAAHGIEPVELREKEGLALLNGTDGMLGMLIMALADLDRLYKSADITAALSLEALLGTDRVLAPELHAIRPHPGQGDSAANMLAVLAGSELTGHHQDDAPRVQDAYSVRCAPQVAGAGRDTIAHARLVAERELAAAVDNPVVLPDGRVESNGNFHGAPVAYVLDFLAIAVADLASIAERRTDRLLDKNRSHGLPPFLADDAGVDSGLMIAQYTQAALVSELKRLAVPASADSIPSSAMQEDHVSMGWSAARKLRTAVDDLTRVLAVELYTATRGVELREGLTPAPATRAVIAAVREAGVQGPGPDRFLAPDLAAADAFVRDGRLVAAAETVTGPLR from the coding sequence ATGCACACTGTGGTGGTGGGGACGTCCGGCGTGACGGCGTCCGACGTGCTCGCCGTGGCGCGTGGCGGGGCCCGCGTCGAACTGTCCGGGGAGGCGGTCGCCGCCCTCGCCGCGGCCCGCGGGATCGTGGACGCCCTGGCCGCCAAGCCCGACCCGGTCTACGGCGTCTCCACCGGGTTCGGCGCTCTCGCCACCCGGCACATCAGCCAGGAACTGCGCACCCAGCTCCAGCGCAACATCGTCCGCTCGCACGCCGCCGGCATGGGACCGCGGGTGGAGCGCGAGGTCGTCCGCGCGCTGATGTTCCTGCGCCTGAAGACGGTCTGCTCCGGACACACCGGCGTACGGCCCGAGGTCGCGCAGACCATGGCCGACATCCTGAACGCCGGCATCACCCCCGTCGTCCACGAGTACGGCTCCCTCGGCTGCTCCGGCGACCTGGCGCCGCTCTCGCACTGCGCCCTGACCCTGATGGGCGAGGGCGACGCGGAGGGCCCCGACGGCGTCGTGGCGCCCGCCGGCGACCTGCTCGCCGCGCACGGCATCGAGCCCGTCGAACTGCGCGAGAAGGAGGGCCTCGCCCTCCTCAACGGCACCGACGGCATGCTCGGCATGCTGATCATGGCCCTCGCCGACCTGGACCGCCTCTACAAGTCGGCCGACATCACCGCGGCCCTCTCCCTGGAGGCCCTGCTCGGCACCGACCGGGTCCTCGCCCCCGAACTGCACGCCATCCGCCCGCACCCCGGGCAGGGCGACTCCGCCGCCAACATGCTCGCCGTGCTCGCCGGTTCGGAGCTGACCGGCCACCACCAGGACGACGCGCCCCGCGTCCAGGACGCCTACTCGGTGCGCTGCGCCCCGCAGGTCGCCGGCGCCGGCCGCGACACGATCGCCCACGCCCGCCTGGTCGCCGAACGCGAACTGGCCGCCGCCGTCGACAACCCCGTGGTGCTGCCCGACGGACGCGTGGAGTCCAACGGCAACTTCCACGGCGCGCCGGTCGCCTACGTCCTCGACTTCCTCGCGATCGCCGTCGCCGACCTCGCCTCCATCGCCGAGCGGCGCACCGACCGGCTGCTGGACAAGAACCGCAGCCACGGCCTGCCGCCGTTCCTCGCCGACGACGCCGGTGTCGACTCCGGCCTGATGATCGCCCAGTACACACAGGCCGCGCTGGTCAGCGAGTTGAAGCGGCTCGCCGTCCCGGCCTCCGCGGACTCCATCCCGTCCTCCGCGATGCAGGAGGACCACGTCTCCATGGGCTGGTCGGCGGCGCGCAAGCTGCGCACGGCCGTCGACGACCTCACGCGCGTGCTCGCCGTCGAGCTGTACACCGCCACCCGCGGCGTGGAGCTGCGCGAGGGCCTCACCCCGGCGCCCGCGACCCGGGCCGTCATCGCGGCCGTACGTGAGGCGGGCGTCCAGGGCCCGGGTCCGGACCGCTTCCTCGCCCCGGACCTCGCGGCGGCGGACGCGTTCGTGCGCGACGGGCGTCTGGTCGCGGCGGCGGAGACGGTCACCGGACCGCTGCGGTAG
- a CDS encoding acetyl/propionyl/methylcrotonyl-CoA carboxylase subunit alpha yields MRKVLIANRGEIAVRVARACRDAGIASVAVYAEPDRDALHVRAADEAFALGGDTPATSYLDMDKVLNAAREAGADAVHPGYGFLSENAEFAQAVLDAGLIWIGPPPQAIRDLGDKVAARHIAQRAGAPLVAGTPDPVSGAEEVVAFAEQHGLPIAIKAAFGGGGRGLKVARTLEEVPELYDSAVREAVAAFGRGECFVERYLDKPRHVETQCLADSHGNVVVVSTRDCSLQRRHQKLVEEAPAPFLSEAQVAELYSSSKAILKEAGYVGAGTVEFLVGLDGTISFLEVNTRLQVEHPVTEEVAGIDLVREMFRIADGEELGYGDPELRGHSFEFRINGEDPGRNFLPAPGTVTAFNPPSGPGVRLDAGVESGSVIGPAWDSLLAKLIVTGATREQALQRAARALEEFQVEGMATAIPFHRAVVKDPAFAPELTGSEDPFTVHTRWIETEFVNEIPAFAAPSDAEAEEDTDRETIVVEVGGKRLEVSLPSSLGMSLARTGLAAGAKPKRRAAKKSGPVASGDTLASPMQGTIVKVAVEEGQEVKEGDLVVVLEAMKMEQPLNAHRSGTVKGLTAEVGASITSGAAICEIKD; encoded by the coding sequence GTGCGCAAGGTGCTCATCGCCAACCGTGGCGAAATCGCAGTCCGCGTGGCCCGGGCGTGCCGGGATGCCGGCATCGCGAGCGTGGCCGTGTACGCCGAGCCGGACCGGGACGCTCTGCATGTCCGGGCCGCGGACGAGGCGTTCGCCCTGGGCGGTGACACTCCGGCGACCAGTTACCTGGACATGGACAAGGTGCTGAACGCCGCGCGCGAGGCCGGCGCCGACGCGGTCCACCCGGGGTACGGCTTCCTGTCCGAGAACGCCGAGTTCGCCCAGGCGGTCCTGGACGCGGGCCTGATCTGGATCGGCCCGCCGCCGCAGGCCATCCGCGACCTCGGCGACAAGGTGGCCGCCCGGCACATCGCCCAGCGCGCCGGTGCGCCGCTGGTGGCCGGCACCCCGGACCCGGTCTCGGGCGCCGAGGAGGTCGTCGCCTTCGCGGAGCAGCACGGGCTGCCCATCGCGATCAAGGCGGCCTTCGGTGGCGGCGGCCGCGGCCTGAAGGTCGCCCGCACCCTCGAAGAGGTCCCGGAGCTGTACGACTCGGCGGTCCGCGAGGCGGTCGCCGCGTTCGGCCGGGGCGAGTGCTTCGTGGAGCGCTACCTGGACAAGCCGCGGCACGTGGAGACGCAGTGCCTGGCCGACAGCCACGGCAACGTGGTGGTCGTGTCCACCCGTGACTGCTCGCTCCAGCGGCGCCACCAGAAGCTGGTCGAGGAGGCCCCGGCGCCGTTCCTCTCCGAGGCGCAGGTCGCCGAGCTGTACTCGTCCTCGAAGGCCATCCTCAAGGAGGCCGGTTACGTCGGTGCCGGCACCGTGGAGTTCCTGGTCGGCCTCGACGGGACGATCTCCTTCCTGGAGGTCAACACGCGTCTCCAGGTCGAGCACCCGGTGACCGAGGAGGTCGCGGGCATCGACCTGGTCCGTGAGATGTTCCGGATCGCCGACGGCGAGGAGCTGGGCTACGGCGACCCCGAGCTGCGCGGACACTCCTTCGAGTTCCGGATCAACGGCGAGGACCCGGGCCGCAACTTCCTGCCGGCGCCGGGCACGGTCACCGCGTTCAACCCGCCGTCCGGTCCGGGTGTCCGGCTGGACGCGGGCGTGGAGTCCGGTTCGGTCATCGGCCCGGCGTGGGACTCGCTGCTGGCGAAGCTGATCGTCACCGGTGCCACGCGTGAGCAGGCGCTCCAGCGGGCGGCGCGGGCGCTGGAGGAGTTCCAGGTGGAGGGCATGGCCACGGCCATCCCGTTCCACCGCGCGGTGGTGAAGGACCCGGCGTTCGCGCCGGAGCTGACGGGCAGCGAGGACCCGTTCACGGTGCACACGCGCTGGATCGAGACCGAGTTCGTCAACGAGATCCCGGCCTTCGCGGCTCCGTCCGACGCCGAGGCCGAGGAGGACACGGACCGCGAGACGATCGTCGTCGAGGTCGGCGGCAAGCGTCTCGAGGTCTCCCTCCCGTCGTCGCTGGGCATGTCGCTGGCGCGTACGGGTCTGGCGGCGGGCGCCAAGCCCAAGCGCCGCGCGGCGAAGAAGTCCGGCCCCGTCGCCTCCGGCGACACCCTCGCCTCCCCGATGCAGGGCACGATCGTCAAGGTCGCGGTCGAGGAGGGCCAGGAGGTCAAGGAGGGCGACCTGGTCGTCGTCCTGGAGGCCATGAAGATGGAACAGCCCCTGAACGCCCACCGCTCCGGCACGGTCAAGGGCCTGACGGCGGAGGTCGGCGCGTCGATCACCTCCGGCGCGGCGATCTGCGAGATCAAGGACTGA
- a CDS encoding LPXTG cell wall anchor domain-containing protein translates to MSSARRPLLTATAAGTLLGALWFVPSANASQDAPARTETTTQVTTQARAASTTTSTTSTSTVSDTSAGTATVTDATTTTDDGTRLADTGSFDTTPYVVGGTSLLALGAGFVVYSVRRERLGF, encoded by the coding sequence GTGTCATCCGCTCGCCGCCCGTTGCTGACCGCCACCGCCGCGGGAACCCTCCTGGGTGCCCTGTGGTTCGTCCCGTCCGCCAACGCGTCCCAGGACGCCCCGGCCAGAACGGAGACGACGACGCAGGTCACCACCCAGGCGCGCGCCGCGTCCACGACGACGTCCACGACATCGACGAGCACGGTGTCCGACACCTCGGCAGGCACGGCGACCGTCACGGACGCCACCACGACGACGGACGACGGCACCCGCCTCGCCGACACCGGAAGTTTCGACACCACGCCCTACGTCGTGGGCGGAACGTCGCTGCTCGCCCTGGGTGCCGGATTCGTCGTGTATTCCGTTCGCCGGGAACGTCTCGGATTTTGA